CGATGTCAGGGATCATCAGCATTGAGAACTGGCGTTTCACGCTTGGGCAGTACAGGGATAGTTTTCACATCAAGCGATCATTAATTTATGAGGGGTTTGTCCCCTAAAAGCAATGAAACAAAAGAGGTGAGATCATCGAATCGTTCTTTTCTGTCCATTTAGCCCTTAAACAAAAGTTTCTCAATCGCTTGCTATTTTCTTGACACTTCTGTTAAGCTGATACGATATTTTTTTATTCATTACTGAAGAAAGTTTAGCTTTACGATCAGGGTTTCCCCTAGGTGATGCTCAACTGTTTTTTGTATTGACAGAGATGCAGGTTGCACAACTGCCAGCGATGTCCTTTTTTCAGTTAGAATACACTGGATTGTTTATTCCTTTTAGGATAAACTAAACCTGGTGTTCATTACCAAACTGGAATCACTGGTCAGTTAAAGTTTAATCATCTCTAAGACTACCAGTAGCGAAGTTCCTATTGTAGAATCCCAGAAAAATCAAAATCCTAACAACATTAAGCTCACGTGAGGAGGACTTGAATGTCTCAGATAGCAGGAACCAATCCATCAACAGTGGAAGTACAGACTGGCTCTAACGGGTTAGTTACTCTAGTTGCGGCAACAGCTGGAGAAAACAACATAACAGGAACCGCTAATACCGTCCTGATTAAGGGTAACGCTCAAGGTGGCCCTCTCGTAGCTGGTGCAGCAAACCCTATTATCATTCAAGGTTTGGGTGGCAATGATTCGATTGTAGGTAGCAGTGGCAGCAGTACCAGCAGTGGCAACGATCAACTGTACGGTAACGAGGGACTTGACACCATCTATGGTTTAGGTGGAAATGATGTGATTGCCGGGGGTGCTGACAATGACCTGCTGTACGGTGGAGATGGAAATGATAACATCTTTGGTGATCTAGGAGATGATAAGGTGTACGGTGGCGTTGGTAATGACCAGCTTGCGGGTGATGGTGCCCCAGAGCTACCCGGAGGAAATGACCTTATTGATGGTGGCGATGGCGATGACACCATCTGGGGTCAACAAGGCGATGACAGCCTTTATGGTGGAGTCGGAAACGACACCATCTTTGGTGGCAAAGGAGACGATATTATTGCGGGTGGAGACG
The sequence above is a segment of the Planktothrix tepida PCC 9214 genome. Coding sequences within it:
- a CDS encoding calcium-binding protein, yielding MSQIAGTNPSTVEVQTGSNGLVTLVAATAGENNITGTANTVLIKGNAQGGPLVAGAANPIIIQGLGGNDSIVGSSGSSTSSGNDQLYGNEGLDTIYGLGGNDVIAGGADNDLLYGGDGNDNIFGDLGDDKVYGGVGNDQLAGDGAPELPGGNDLIDGGDGDDTIWGQQGDDSLYGGVGNDTIFGGKGDDIIAGGDGNDFITGDKGNDNLSGNAGSDTFAFTQVGSADADVVVDFTSGTDKIALSTTEFASLGVSVEAGEFQVIANFNTANVGTTTGLIYDSQSGKLYFVTGGAAQEVATFVNKPTLTASDFELF